The stretch of DNA tAATATTTTCCTTGAAAGTTAAAAAGGAGATTAAATTAGGAAGTATGTGTAACAGCACAGCATGGTAACTGAAACAGTGGGTACTAAACGAATTGGATCTTTTTCCGAAACACAAGTGTACAAAGCTGAACAGGTAATAAATATGCTTTACCATCATTGTTTATAATGATGAAAATTTTTCCAATACCTAAATGACGGATAACAGGGGATTGGCCACAGAAGTGATGTACATGCATAGCATGGAATATGGCAGCAGCCACTGGCAATCATGACATTCACTGACTTGAACGAACATTCACaccttattttattaaaaaaagagagcaaaatctattagcccggcgtggtggtgggtgcctgtagtcccagctactcgggagggtgaggcaggagaatggcgtgtacccaggagatggagcttgcagtgagctgagatcgcgtcactgcactccagcctgggcaacagagtgagactccatcaaaataaaaaaaaaaagcaaaatctgtGAATCCTTCAATCACATTTGTGAAAGGATAAACACCAGTAGTTCCttagtggagatttcaagccctTCTCTCCCTACTTCACCTTCCCCTGCCAGTGAGAGTGCCTCTGATTGCAGGTGAGTACCCCGGGGCTGGCTCCTCCAGTGTCTTCTCAGTCCTGAGCAACAGTGCAGAGGTGAAACGGGAGCGCCTGGAAGATGTGGTGGGAGGCTGTTGCTATCGGGTCAACAACAGCTTGGACCATGAGTACCAACCACGGCCCGTGGAGGTGATCATCAGTTCTGCGAAGGAGATGGTTGGTCAGAAGATGAAGTACAGTATTGTGAGCAGGAACTGTGAGCACTTTGTCACCCAGCTGAGATATGGCAAGTCCCGCTGTAAACAGGTAAGGACCTCTCTGGATAATCCATCTCCCTCTGCTTGGGGCTGGACTCACGGGGCTGTGCAGCCAGGCGATCACTGTGAATGATGCAAATGCAGCCTCTTAGAGACCTGCTGGCTGAGAGTCAGGACCTCTGAGCTCCAATGCCAGATCTGCTTCTAATCCACAGAGGGTCTTTGGACAGTTCCCTTCCCCCCAGGCCTCTCCATGTGCAGAGGAGGGGGTGGATGGAGGAGCTCTGAGGATCCTTCCCCTCTAAAACCTATCCTGAAAATGGCTCCTGAAGTTCTGGGGGTCATCAGGAGAATCTGGGCCAACCCAGGACAATGACAGGTCCTGCAACCCCCCAAAGAGTACTCAGGCAAGGGACGCTCAGGGTCCGTGGACCTGTGTAAGAGCTCAAGGACATTTGTGTGTAAGATCTGGGCACAGCCTCCATCCCTTGCCCCTTCACAGTCTTTCACATTTGTTGCCCCAAAACACTCaactaataagtggcagaaccgGGATTTGAACCCCAGCTGTCCCTTTCTAGAGTCTCTGCCTGTGATGCCTACTCAGGGCCCCTGGCCTGCGTGACTGAATGGTTGGGGGCCCTTGATGAGAGAGGGATGGTGGCAGGAGTAGAGGCTTTGCGGAGGGAAATCCAGAGTTTGGCGTGGCATGTGATGTCTGAGGTGCCCCATTAGAGGCCCAGGTGGAGATAAGGCATGGAGTTTAGGCTGAAGTACAGCTGGAGATGGAAGTTTCCAGGCTGCAGTTGGGAATAGTACACAGTGACCCCAGGGCACGCATATGGCCATGGCCTCCCTAAGTCTCCCCTCAGCTTCTGCCACAGCCCTCCCTGTGCAAAGGTGTAGCTCAGGGAGGACCCAGACTGCAAAATAGTCCCCAGTCTGGCCCCTGGAGCTCTGACCCTAGGAAGCGAGGCACAAACCTTCTTCCTTGCCCCAAATCAGAACAAATGTCCTCACTTGGAAGCTCTCTCAAAAGGACCTCATGGGCCCATTCTCAGGACAAGCCCAGACAAGTCGAACACCAAGAAGTGGTCACAGCCCAGAAAATGGAGTCCCTGGGGATACAACCAACGGCTTCTCTGGGAGAGGATTCTGAGCCAGCCAgctgggagagaagagaggagatgcCAGGCCttaggggaggcaggagagaggggagagggagaggagttCCAGGCCCTTGGGAGGGAGAAAGTGCCAGCCTGGCTTGCCGTGAACGCTCAACAAAAGCTGCTTGCTTTGCAGGTGGAAAAGGCCAAGGTTGAAGTCGGTGTGGCCACGGCGCTTGGAATCCTGGTTGTTGCTGGATGCTCTTTTGCGATTAGGAGATACCAAAAAAAAGCGACAGCCTGAAGCAGCCACAAAATCCTGTGTTAGAAGCAGCTGTGGGGGTCCCAGTGGAGATGAGCCTCCCCCATGCCTCCAGCAGCCTGACCCTCGTGCCCTGTCTCAGGCGTTCTCTAGATCCTTTCCTCTGTTTCCCTCTCTCGCTGGCAAAAGTATGATCTAATTGAAACAAGACTGAAGGATCAATAAACAGCCATCTGCCCCTTCAGAAAGGACTTCTACCATGTTTTTATAGACTTCTGAATCACAAAGGAGGAAGGTAACATTGAGTGAACACTCACTGGGTAGTTCCAGCAATTTCTAGCCGGGTGACTTTAGAGAAGGCTCTTGATTCTCAGAACCTCAGTTCTTCCATGTCAGGTGATGTCAGGAGGATCACCTACGATAATGCATACACGACACCCAGCACTATGTCTGATATGTAACAGATGTTCAAGGAATTGTCTTCATCATTCTACACAGACATAACAGCGACATAATTGCATGTCATTAATTTTACTCTCAGGGAGGCGAAAAAAACCTAATTACCTTCCGGTATCGTCTCATGTGGTGCTTAAATCCCCTCACAACACCTACACATCTACCAGCATCTTCCCAGTTACCTTCCTCAGTTGGCCCtctttttagaaagttttttttttttagctcaaagGTCTGAGTTCTCACCCACCTGTGACTACTAGATGGAGTAATATTCTTTCCATGCCCAGATTGCCATGGCTCAAGCTGGTCCTGGGTGGAATGCTGAGAATTAGCTACCTCTAAATCTCCCTCCACTACTTCCAGCATGCCCTGGGTATGGCTCCAGAAGTGCCCAGGTCCCCATGTTTCTGTGCTtcctcactccagcctctgccacCAGTGACCCTACTCAGTGGCCACTTCCATGGTGGtcactgtggccaccaccactctGGCTTCAGGACTGAGGACATCACCCTCCCCTGGGTTGTACTTTTTCATGCATGAGCAAGCTGGTTGGTCCCTTAATTCCCCAACACAGTGGAGACCAGGCTGTAATGATTAACGACACTCCCCTGGAAGCTCAAGGCTATTGGAAGGttgaagaacaaagagaataaCTTATCATTGCTACAATTAGAGGGGGCTCTGCTCAGATTCCTGGCTGAAATACCAGGCTCCATTTGGGGATTGCAGAAGCATCCATGCCTGCCTTGCTCCAGGGCTACCTCCACAGCAGAGGGCCCAGCTGTTCTACCCAGAGTCCAGGCCTAAAAGGCAGAAGGCCCAGCAAGAGAAGAAGGCTTTCTCACTTCTTGTGATCTAAGGCTCACCTCCCCAGACTTCATTACCTGTCCAGGATCAATTGTTCCAGGGTGCTGGACAATGGGAGCATCCAGGCCCTTCCAAGGTGTGTTTGACCTCCATGACTAGGTCAGATCCCCATTAGGAGTCTCAGGTGTCCATGTGTCTGCACTTCATGTGATTCTCACAGTTGCAATGAACACTGATCCATGTGGTTATTTTACTAATGTGCCTTTCCCTGCCAGTATTTTGGGGACAGTCCAAGTTTGGTACCATTGGGACTCTAGCATCAAGCACAATGCTTAACTTACTATAACCACTCGATAGATgatggattacaagcatgcacctgtaatcccagctacttgggaggctgtggcaggaggattacttgagcccaagagtttgagatcagcttgggcaacatagtgagaccccatctctcaaaaaggaaaaaaagatagtGGTTTACTTAATTAATAAATCTATTAACTGATATGTAgaaaaacagggccaggcacaggggcacacacctgtaatcccagtactttgggagaccaaaggaggatctcttgagcccaggagttcaagaccagcctaggcaacatagtaagaccctgtctctacaaaaaaataaaaattaaaaataaaaaaagattagccaggtgtggtggtgcatgacagagcaggagcatcgcCATCTTGGACAAATACCAACATTCTGTGTTCCTCTTGATtaaaaactgcctaaatccagCCCCAGAACGTCAGTCCCAGAACATCAGGGCATTTCCCTATGCTGGGAAACCAACTCCCAGCataaccagaaacattccaaccctAAGATAAAACCCTTTCCAACCAGAAACATGCCAACCCCAAGATAGCCTCCCCTCTGACGAGAGACATTCTAACCCTACAATAAACTTTCCCTCACATAGAAACATTCCGAACCTACAATGATCTTCCCACTTCCTAAACTCTTAAATATCCTTAGTCTGTTAGAACACTCCTGACCAAAATCAACCAGAAGCCCTTCTCAGGTTTATTCTctaaataaacctgtctttggcTGTTGAGCccctttttgtgtttctttcctctttaattcttacagcgtgtgcctatagtccc from Homo sapiens chromosome 11, GRCh38.p14 Primary Assembly encodes:
- the PLAAT4 gene encoding phospholipase A and acyltransferase 4: MASPHQEPKPGDLIEIFRLGYEHWALYIGDGYVIHLAPPSEYPGAGSSSVFSVLSNSAEVKRERLEDVVGGCCYRVNNSLDHEYQPRPVEVIISSAKEMVGQKMKYSIVSRNCEHFVTQLRYGKSRCKQVEKAKVEVGVATALGILVVAGCSFAIRRYQKKATA